A genome region from Hippopotamus amphibius kiboko isolate mHipAmp2 chromosome 1, mHipAmp2.hap2, whole genome shotgun sequence includes the following:
- the KLHL17 gene encoding kelch-like protein 17 isoform X2: protein MRDPGRGGGGKSLLERVNAGGRSGRLLVGGGGRGAETLGGLARGAASPKPRRSAGGEAGGAEKQRLRASGGSEGRRAGRHRRAALQPSGVGSSGRPPLIGGGLAAEPMQPRSERPAGRTQSPEHGSPGPAPEAPPPPPPPPPPQPPAPEAERARPRQARPTAPMEGAVQLLSREGHTVSHNSKRHYHDAFVAMSRMRQRGLLCDIVLHVAAKEIRAHKVVLASCSPYFHAMFTNEMSESRQTHVTLHDIDPQALDQLVQFAYTAEIVVGEGNVQTLLPAASLLQLNGVRDACCKFLLSQLDPSNCLGIRGFADTHSCSDLLKAAHRYVLQHFVDVAKTEEFMLLPLKQVLELVSSDSLNVPSEEDVYRAVLSWVKHDVDARRQHVPRLMKCVRLPLLSRDFLLGHVDAESLVRHHPDCKDLLIEALKFHLLPEQRGVLGTSRTRPRRCEGAGPVLFAVGGGSLFAIHGDCEAYDTRTDRWHVVASMSTRRARVGVAAVGNRLYAVGGYDGTSDLATAESYDPVTNTWQPEVSMGTRRSCLGVAALHGLLYAAGGYDGASCLSSAERYDPLTGTWTSVAAMSTRRRYVRVAMLDGSLYAVGGYDSSSHLATVEKYEPQWVIPLCPPCPTDTPPWSRGLHVEVEGGCWWVCPQPVPPPQVNAWTPVASMLSRRSSAGVAVLEGALYVAGGNDGTSCLNSVERSTHDLVAMDGWLYAVGGNDGSSSLNSIEKYNPRTNKWVAASCMFTRRSSVGAAVLELLNFPPPSSPTLSVSSTSL from the exons ATGCGGGACCCGGGAAGGGGCGGAGGGGGGAAGTCGCTTCTTGAACGAGTTAACGCGGGCGGAAGGTCCGGGAGGCTTCTTGTAGGAGGAGGCGGACGGGGCGCCGAAACGCTGGGAGGTTTGGCGCGCGGCGCAGCGTCCCCGAAACCGCGGAGAAGTGCGGGAGGCGAGGCGGGCGGCGCCGAGAAACAGCGGCTGCGGGCAAGCGGCGGGAGCGAGGGACGCCGAGCCGGCCGCCACCGCCGAGCAGCCCTCCAGCCGTCCGGCGTCGGCTCGTCTGGGCGTCCTCCGCTCATCGGCGGCGGGCTGGCGGCCGAGCCCATGCAGCCGCGCAGCGAGCGCCCGGCCGGCAGGACGCAGAGTCCGGAGCACGGCAGCCCGGGGCCCGCGCccgaggcgccgccgccgccgccgccgccgccgccgccgcagccacCAGC CCCCGAGGCAGAGCGTGCCCGGCCCCGGCAGGCCCGGCCCACGGCCCCCATGGAGGGTGCAGTGCAGCTGCTGAGCCGCGAGGGCCACACCGTATCCCACAACTCCAAGCGGCACTACCACGATGCCTTTGTGGCCATGAGCCGCATGCGACAGCGCGGTCTCCTGTGTGACATCGTCCTGCACGTGGCTGCCAAGGAGATCCGGGCACACAAGGTGGTGCTGGCCTCCTGCAGCCCCTACTTCCACGCCATGTTCACAA ATGAGATGAGTGAGAGCCGTCAGACGCACGTGACGCTGCATGACATCGACCCTCAGGCCTTGGACCAGCTGGTGCAGTTTGCGTACACGGCTGAGATCGTGGTGGGTGAAGGCAACGTGCAG ACTCTGCTGCCAGCCGCCAGCCTCCTGCAGCTGAATGGCGTCCGTGACGCCTGCTGCAAGTTCCTGCTGAGTCAGCTTGACCCCTCCAACTGTCTGGGCATCCGGGGCTTCGCCGACACACATTCGTGCAGCGACCTGCTCAAGGCGGCACACAGGTACGTGCTGCAGCACTTCGTGGACGTGGCCAAGACTGAGGAGTTCATGCTGTTGCCGTTGAAGCAG GTGCTGGAACTGGTCTCTAGCGACAGCCTGAACGTGCCTTCAGAGGAGGACGTCTACCGTGCCGTCCTGAGCTGGGTCAAGCACGACGTGGATGCCCGGAGACAGCACGTTCCTCGG CTGATGAAGTGTGTACGCCTGCCCCTGCTGAGCCGGGACTTCCTGCTGGGCCACGTGGATGCCGAGAGCCTGGTGCGGCACCACCCGGACTGCAAGGACCTGCTTATCGAGGCCCTCAAGTTCCACCTGCTGCCTGAGCAGAGGGGTGTCCTGGGCACCAGCCGTACCCGGCCTCGGCGCTGTGAGGGCGCTGGCCCTGTGCTCTTCGCTGTGG GTGGCGGGAGCCTGTTTGCCATCCACGGGGACTGTGAAGCATATGACACACGCACTGACCGCTGGCACGTGGTGGCCTCAATGTCCACACGCCGGGCCCGGGTGGGCGTGGCTGCAGTTGGGAACCGGCTGTATGCCGTTGGCGG TTACGACGGGACTTCAGACCTGGCCACCGCAGAATCCTACGACCCTGTGACCAACACCTGGCAGCCCGAGGTGTCCATGGGCACGCGGCGCAGCTGCCTGGGCGTGGCTGCCTTGCACGGGCTCCTGTACGCGGCGGGGGGCTACGATGGGGCCTCTTGCCTCAGCAG TGCCGAGCGCTACGACCCGCTGACGGGAACGTGGACGTCCGTCGCTGCCATGAGCACCCGGAGACGATACGTGCGCGTGGCCATGCTCG ATGGGAGCCTGTATGCCGTGGGCGGTTACGACAGCTCGTCACACCTGGCCACGGTGGAGAAGTACGAGCCCCAG tggGTCATCCCTTTATGTCCACCCTGTCCCACAGACACCCCGCCTTGGAGTAGAGGCCTGCatgtggaggtggagggaggctgCTGGTGGGTCTGCCCCCAGCCTGTCCCTCCACCACAGGTGAACGCCTGGACGCCCGTGGCTTCCATGCTGAGCCGGCGCAGCTCGGCAGGCGTCGCGGTGCTGGAGGGGGCCCTCTACGTGGCTGGCGGCAATGACGGCACCAGCTGCCTCAACTCCGTGGAGAG GAGCACACACGACCTGGTGGCCATGGACGGCTGGCTGTACGCCGTGGGGGGCAACGACGGCAGCTCCAGCCTCAACTCCATCGAGAAGTACAACCCGAGGACCAACAAGTGGGTGGCCGCGTCCTGCATGTTCACGCGGCGCAGCAGCGTGGGCGCGGCGGTGCTCGAGCTGCTCAACTTCCCGCCGCCCTCTTCGCCCACGTTGTCCGTGTCGTCCACCAGCCTCTGA
- the KLHL17 gene encoding kelch-like protein 17 isoform X1, translating to MRDPGRGGGGKSLLERVNAGGRSGRLLVGGGGRGAETLGGLARGAASPKPRRSAGGEAGGAEKQRLRASGGSEGRRAGRHRRAALQPSGVGSSGRPPLIGGGLAAEPMQPRSERPAGRTQSPEHGSPGPAPEAPPPPPPPPPPQPPAPEAERARPRQARPTAPMEGAVQLLSREGHTVSHNSKRHYHDAFVAMSRMRQRGLLCDIVLHVAAKEIRAHKVVLASCSPYFHAMFTNEMSESRQTHVTLHDIDPQALDQLVQFAYTAEIVVGEGNVQTLLPAASLLQLNGVRDACCKFLLSQLDPSNCLGIRGFADTHSCSDLLKAAHRYVLQHFVDVAKTEEFMLLPLKQVLELVSSDSLNVPSEEDVYRAVLSWVKHDVDARRQHVPRLMKCVRLPLLSRDFLLGHVDAESLVRHHPDCKDLLIEALKFHLLPEQRGVLGTSRTRPRRCEGAGPVLFAVGGGSLFAIHGDCEAYDTRTDRWHVVASMSTRRARVGVAAVGNRLYAVGGYDGTSDLATAESYDPVTNTWQPEVSMGTRRSCLGVAALHGLLYAAGGYDGASCLSSAERYDPLTGTWTSVAAMSTRRRYVRVAMLDGSLYAVGGYDSSSHLATVEKYEPQWVIPLCPPCPTDTPPWSRGLHVEVEGGCWWVCPQPVPPPQVNAWTPVASMLSRRSSAGVAVLEGALYVAGGNDGTSCLNSVERYSPKAGAWESVAPMNIRRSTHDLVAMDGWLYAVGGNDGSSSLNSIEKYNPRTNKWVAASCMFTRRSSVGAAVLELLNFPPPSSPTLSVSSTSL from the exons ATGCGGGACCCGGGAAGGGGCGGAGGGGGGAAGTCGCTTCTTGAACGAGTTAACGCGGGCGGAAGGTCCGGGAGGCTTCTTGTAGGAGGAGGCGGACGGGGCGCCGAAACGCTGGGAGGTTTGGCGCGCGGCGCAGCGTCCCCGAAACCGCGGAGAAGTGCGGGAGGCGAGGCGGGCGGCGCCGAGAAACAGCGGCTGCGGGCAAGCGGCGGGAGCGAGGGACGCCGAGCCGGCCGCCACCGCCGAGCAGCCCTCCAGCCGTCCGGCGTCGGCTCGTCTGGGCGTCCTCCGCTCATCGGCGGCGGGCTGGCGGCCGAGCCCATGCAGCCGCGCAGCGAGCGCCCGGCCGGCAGGACGCAGAGTCCGGAGCACGGCAGCCCGGGGCCCGCGCccgaggcgccgccgccgccgccgccgccgccgccgccgcagccacCAGC CCCCGAGGCAGAGCGTGCCCGGCCCCGGCAGGCCCGGCCCACGGCCCCCATGGAGGGTGCAGTGCAGCTGCTGAGCCGCGAGGGCCACACCGTATCCCACAACTCCAAGCGGCACTACCACGATGCCTTTGTGGCCATGAGCCGCATGCGACAGCGCGGTCTCCTGTGTGACATCGTCCTGCACGTGGCTGCCAAGGAGATCCGGGCACACAAGGTGGTGCTGGCCTCCTGCAGCCCCTACTTCCACGCCATGTTCACAA ATGAGATGAGTGAGAGCCGTCAGACGCACGTGACGCTGCATGACATCGACCCTCAGGCCTTGGACCAGCTGGTGCAGTTTGCGTACACGGCTGAGATCGTGGTGGGTGAAGGCAACGTGCAG ACTCTGCTGCCAGCCGCCAGCCTCCTGCAGCTGAATGGCGTCCGTGACGCCTGCTGCAAGTTCCTGCTGAGTCAGCTTGACCCCTCCAACTGTCTGGGCATCCGGGGCTTCGCCGACACACATTCGTGCAGCGACCTGCTCAAGGCGGCACACAGGTACGTGCTGCAGCACTTCGTGGACGTGGCCAAGACTGAGGAGTTCATGCTGTTGCCGTTGAAGCAG GTGCTGGAACTGGTCTCTAGCGACAGCCTGAACGTGCCTTCAGAGGAGGACGTCTACCGTGCCGTCCTGAGCTGGGTCAAGCACGACGTGGATGCCCGGAGACAGCACGTTCCTCGG CTGATGAAGTGTGTACGCCTGCCCCTGCTGAGCCGGGACTTCCTGCTGGGCCACGTGGATGCCGAGAGCCTGGTGCGGCACCACCCGGACTGCAAGGACCTGCTTATCGAGGCCCTCAAGTTCCACCTGCTGCCTGAGCAGAGGGGTGTCCTGGGCACCAGCCGTACCCGGCCTCGGCGCTGTGAGGGCGCTGGCCCTGTGCTCTTCGCTGTGG GTGGCGGGAGCCTGTTTGCCATCCACGGGGACTGTGAAGCATATGACACACGCACTGACCGCTGGCACGTGGTGGCCTCAATGTCCACACGCCGGGCCCGGGTGGGCGTGGCTGCAGTTGGGAACCGGCTGTATGCCGTTGGCGG TTACGACGGGACTTCAGACCTGGCCACCGCAGAATCCTACGACCCTGTGACCAACACCTGGCAGCCCGAGGTGTCCATGGGCACGCGGCGCAGCTGCCTGGGCGTGGCTGCCTTGCACGGGCTCCTGTACGCGGCGGGGGGCTACGATGGGGCCTCTTGCCTCAGCAG TGCCGAGCGCTACGACCCGCTGACGGGAACGTGGACGTCCGTCGCTGCCATGAGCACCCGGAGACGATACGTGCGCGTGGCCATGCTCG ATGGGAGCCTGTATGCCGTGGGCGGTTACGACAGCTCGTCACACCTGGCCACGGTGGAGAAGTACGAGCCCCAG tggGTCATCCCTTTATGTCCACCCTGTCCCACAGACACCCCGCCTTGGAGTAGAGGCCTGCatgtggaggtggagggaggctgCTGGTGGGTCTGCCCCCAGCCTGTCCCTCCACCACAGGTGAACGCCTGGACGCCCGTGGCTTCCATGCTGAGCCGGCGCAGCTCGGCAGGCGTCGCGGTGCTGGAGGGGGCCCTCTACGTGGCTGGCGGCAATGACGGCACCAGCTGCCTCAACTCCGTGGAGAGGTACAGCCCCAAGGCGGGCGCCTGGGAGAGCGTGGCGCCCATGAACATCCGAAG GAGCACACACGACCTGGTGGCCATGGACGGCTGGCTGTACGCCGTGGGGGGCAACGACGGCAGCTCCAGCCTCAACTCCATCGAGAAGTACAACCCGAGGACCAACAAGTGGGTGGCCGCGTCCTGCATGTTCACGCGGCGCAGCAGCGTGGGCGCGGCGGTGCTCGAGCTGCTCAACTTCCCGCCGCCCTCTTCGCCCACGTTGTCCGTGTCGTCCACCAGCCTCTGA
- the KLHL17 gene encoding kelch-like protein 17 isoform X3: protein MRDPGRGGGGKSLLERVNAGGRSGRLLVGGGGRGAETLGGLARGAASPKPRRSAGGEAGGAEKQRLRASGGSEGRRAGRHRRAALQPSGVGSSGRPPLIGGGLAAEPMQPRSERPAGRTQSPEHGSPGPAPEAPPPPPPPPPPQPPAPEAERARPRQARPTAPMEGAVQLLSREGHTVSHNSKRHYHDAFVAMSRMRQRGLLCDIVLHVAAKEIRAHKVVLASCSPYFHAMFTNEMSESRQTHVTLHDIDPQALDQLVQFAYTAEIVVGEGNVQTLLPAASLLQLNGVRDACCKFLLSQLDPSNCLGIRGFADTHSCSDLLKAAHRYVLQHFVDVAKTEEFMLLPLKQVLELVSSDSLNVPSEEDVYRAVLSWVKHDVDARRQHVPRLMKCVRLPLLSRDFLLGHVDAESLVRHHPDCKDLLIEALKFHLLPEQRGVLGTSRTRPRRCEGAGPVLFAVGGGSLFAIHGDCEAYDTRTDRWHVVASMSTRRARVGVAAVGNRLYAVGGYDGTSDLATAESYDPVTNTWQPEVSMGTRRSCLGVAALHGLLYAAGGYDGASCLSSAERYDPLTGTWTSVAAMSTRRRYVRVAMLDGSLYAVGGYDSSSHLATVEKYEPQVNAWTPVASMLSRRSSAGVAVLEGALYVAGGNDGTSCLNSVERYSPKAGAWESVAPMNIRRSTHDLVAMDGWLYAVGGNDGSSSLNSIEKYNPRTNKWVAASCMFTRRSSVGAAVLELLNFPPPSSPTLSVSSTSL from the exons ATGCGGGACCCGGGAAGGGGCGGAGGGGGGAAGTCGCTTCTTGAACGAGTTAACGCGGGCGGAAGGTCCGGGAGGCTTCTTGTAGGAGGAGGCGGACGGGGCGCCGAAACGCTGGGAGGTTTGGCGCGCGGCGCAGCGTCCCCGAAACCGCGGAGAAGTGCGGGAGGCGAGGCGGGCGGCGCCGAGAAACAGCGGCTGCGGGCAAGCGGCGGGAGCGAGGGACGCCGAGCCGGCCGCCACCGCCGAGCAGCCCTCCAGCCGTCCGGCGTCGGCTCGTCTGGGCGTCCTCCGCTCATCGGCGGCGGGCTGGCGGCCGAGCCCATGCAGCCGCGCAGCGAGCGCCCGGCCGGCAGGACGCAGAGTCCGGAGCACGGCAGCCCGGGGCCCGCGCccgaggcgccgccgccgccgccgccgccgccgccgccgcagccacCAGC CCCCGAGGCAGAGCGTGCCCGGCCCCGGCAGGCCCGGCCCACGGCCCCCATGGAGGGTGCAGTGCAGCTGCTGAGCCGCGAGGGCCACACCGTATCCCACAACTCCAAGCGGCACTACCACGATGCCTTTGTGGCCATGAGCCGCATGCGACAGCGCGGTCTCCTGTGTGACATCGTCCTGCACGTGGCTGCCAAGGAGATCCGGGCACACAAGGTGGTGCTGGCCTCCTGCAGCCCCTACTTCCACGCCATGTTCACAA ATGAGATGAGTGAGAGCCGTCAGACGCACGTGACGCTGCATGACATCGACCCTCAGGCCTTGGACCAGCTGGTGCAGTTTGCGTACACGGCTGAGATCGTGGTGGGTGAAGGCAACGTGCAG ACTCTGCTGCCAGCCGCCAGCCTCCTGCAGCTGAATGGCGTCCGTGACGCCTGCTGCAAGTTCCTGCTGAGTCAGCTTGACCCCTCCAACTGTCTGGGCATCCGGGGCTTCGCCGACACACATTCGTGCAGCGACCTGCTCAAGGCGGCACACAGGTACGTGCTGCAGCACTTCGTGGACGTGGCCAAGACTGAGGAGTTCATGCTGTTGCCGTTGAAGCAG GTGCTGGAACTGGTCTCTAGCGACAGCCTGAACGTGCCTTCAGAGGAGGACGTCTACCGTGCCGTCCTGAGCTGGGTCAAGCACGACGTGGATGCCCGGAGACAGCACGTTCCTCGG CTGATGAAGTGTGTACGCCTGCCCCTGCTGAGCCGGGACTTCCTGCTGGGCCACGTGGATGCCGAGAGCCTGGTGCGGCACCACCCGGACTGCAAGGACCTGCTTATCGAGGCCCTCAAGTTCCACCTGCTGCCTGAGCAGAGGGGTGTCCTGGGCACCAGCCGTACCCGGCCTCGGCGCTGTGAGGGCGCTGGCCCTGTGCTCTTCGCTGTGG GTGGCGGGAGCCTGTTTGCCATCCACGGGGACTGTGAAGCATATGACACACGCACTGACCGCTGGCACGTGGTGGCCTCAATGTCCACACGCCGGGCCCGGGTGGGCGTGGCTGCAGTTGGGAACCGGCTGTATGCCGTTGGCGG TTACGACGGGACTTCAGACCTGGCCACCGCAGAATCCTACGACCCTGTGACCAACACCTGGCAGCCCGAGGTGTCCATGGGCACGCGGCGCAGCTGCCTGGGCGTGGCTGCCTTGCACGGGCTCCTGTACGCGGCGGGGGGCTACGATGGGGCCTCTTGCCTCAGCAG TGCCGAGCGCTACGACCCGCTGACGGGAACGTGGACGTCCGTCGCTGCCATGAGCACCCGGAGACGATACGTGCGCGTGGCCATGCTCG ATGGGAGCCTGTATGCCGTGGGCGGTTACGACAGCTCGTCACACCTGGCCACGGTGGAGAAGTACGAGCCCCAG GTGAACGCCTGGACGCCCGTGGCTTCCATGCTGAGCCGGCGCAGCTCGGCAGGCGTCGCGGTGCTGGAGGGGGCCCTCTACGTGGCTGGCGGCAATGACGGCACCAGCTGCCTCAACTCCGTGGAGAGGTACAGCCCCAAGGCGGGCGCCTGGGAGAGCGTGGCGCCCATGAACATCCGAAG GAGCACACACGACCTGGTGGCCATGGACGGCTGGCTGTACGCCGTGGGGGGCAACGACGGCAGCTCCAGCCTCAACTCCATCGAGAAGTACAACCCGAGGACCAACAAGTGGGTGGCCGCGTCCTGCATGTTCACGCGGCGCAGCAGCGTGGGCGCGGCGGTGCTCGAGCTGCTCAACTTCCCGCCGCCCTCTTCGCCCACGTTGTCCGTGTCGTCCACCAGCCTCTGA
- the KLHL17 gene encoding kelch-like protein 17 isoform X4 — translation MRDPGRGGGGKSLLERVNAGGRSGRLLVGGGGRGAETLGGLARGAASPKPRRSAGGEAGGAEKQRLRASGGSEGRRAGRHRRAALQPSGVGSSGRPPLIGGGLAAEPMQPRSERPAGRTQSPEHGSPGPAPEAPPPPPPPPPPQPPAPEAERARPRQARPTAPMEGAVQLLSREGHTVSHNSKRHYHDAFVAMSRMRQRGLLCDIVLHVAAKEIRAHKVVLASCSPYFHAMFTNEMSESRQTHVTLHDIDPQALDQLVQFAYTAEIVVGEGNVQTLLPAASLLQLNGVRDACCKFLLSQLDPSNCLGIRGFADTHSCSDLLKAAHRYVLQHFVDVAKTEEFMLLPLKQVLELVSSDSLNVPSEEDVYRAVLSWVKHDVDARRQHVPRLMKCVRLPLLSRDFLLGHVDAESLVRHHPDCKDLLIEALKFHLLPEQRGVLGTSRTRPRRCEGAGPVLFAVGGGSLFAIHGDCEAYDTRTDRWHVVASMSTRRARVGVAAVGNRLYAVGGYDGTSDLATAESYDPVTNTWQPEVSMGTRRSCLGVAALHGLLYAAGGYDGASCLSSAERYDPLTGTWTSVAAMSTRRRYVRVAMLDGSLYAVGGYDSSSHLATVEKYEPQTPRLGVEACMWRWREAAGGSAPSLSLHHR, via the exons ATGCGGGACCCGGGAAGGGGCGGAGGGGGGAAGTCGCTTCTTGAACGAGTTAACGCGGGCGGAAGGTCCGGGAGGCTTCTTGTAGGAGGAGGCGGACGGGGCGCCGAAACGCTGGGAGGTTTGGCGCGCGGCGCAGCGTCCCCGAAACCGCGGAGAAGTGCGGGAGGCGAGGCGGGCGGCGCCGAGAAACAGCGGCTGCGGGCAAGCGGCGGGAGCGAGGGACGCCGAGCCGGCCGCCACCGCCGAGCAGCCCTCCAGCCGTCCGGCGTCGGCTCGTCTGGGCGTCCTCCGCTCATCGGCGGCGGGCTGGCGGCCGAGCCCATGCAGCCGCGCAGCGAGCGCCCGGCCGGCAGGACGCAGAGTCCGGAGCACGGCAGCCCGGGGCCCGCGCccgaggcgccgccgccgccgccgccgccgccgccgccgcagccacCAGC CCCCGAGGCAGAGCGTGCCCGGCCCCGGCAGGCCCGGCCCACGGCCCCCATGGAGGGTGCAGTGCAGCTGCTGAGCCGCGAGGGCCACACCGTATCCCACAACTCCAAGCGGCACTACCACGATGCCTTTGTGGCCATGAGCCGCATGCGACAGCGCGGTCTCCTGTGTGACATCGTCCTGCACGTGGCTGCCAAGGAGATCCGGGCACACAAGGTGGTGCTGGCCTCCTGCAGCCCCTACTTCCACGCCATGTTCACAA ATGAGATGAGTGAGAGCCGTCAGACGCACGTGACGCTGCATGACATCGACCCTCAGGCCTTGGACCAGCTGGTGCAGTTTGCGTACACGGCTGAGATCGTGGTGGGTGAAGGCAACGTGCAG ACTCTGCTGCCAGCCGCCAGCCTCCTGCAGCTGAATGGCGTCCGTGACGCCTGCTGCAAGTTCCTGCTGAGTCAGCTTGACCCCTCCAACTGTCTGGGCATCCGGGGCTTCGCCGACACACATTCGTGCAGCGACCTGCTCAAGGCGGCACACAGGTACGTGCTGCAGCACTTCGTGGACGTGGCCAAGACTGAGGAGTTCATGCTGTTGCCGTTGAAGCAG GTGCTGGAACTGGTCTCTAGCGACAGCCTGAACGTGCCTTCAGAGGAGGACGTCTACCGTGCCGTCCTGAGCTGGGTCAAGCACGACGTGGATGCCCGGAGACAGCACGTTCCTCGG CTGATGAAGTGTGTACGCCTGCCCCTGCTGAGCCGGGACTTCCTGCTGGGCCACGTGGATGCCGAGAGCCTGGTGCGGCACCACCCGGACTGCAAGGACCTGCTTATCGAGGCCCTCAAGTTCCACCTGCTGCCTGAGCAGAGGGGTGTCCTGGGCACCAGCCGTACCCGGCCTCGGCGCTGTGAGGGCGCTGGCCCTGTGCTCTTCGCTGTGG GTGGCGGGAGCCTGTTTGCCATCCACGGGGACTGTGAAGCATATGACACACGCACTGACCGCTGGCACGTGGTGGCCTCAATGTCCACACGCCGGGCCCGGGTGGGCGTGGCTGCAGTTGGGAACCGGCTGTATGCCGTTGGCGG TTACGACGGGACTTCAGACCTGGCCACCGCAGAATCCTACGACCCTGTGACCAACACCTGGCAGCCCGAGGTGTCCATGGGCACGCGGCGCAGCTGCCTGGGCGTGGCTGCCTTGCACGGGCTCCTGTACGCGGCGGGGGGCTACGATGGGGCCTCTTGCCTCAGCAG TGCCGAGCGCTACGACCCGCTGACGGGAACGTGGACGTCCGTCGCTGCCATGAGCACCCGGAGACGATACGTGCGCGTGGCCATGCTCG ATGGGAGCCTGTATGCCGTGGGCGGTTACGACAGCTCGTCACACCTGGCCACGGTGGAGAAGTACGAGCCCCAG ACACCCCGCCTTGGAGTAGAGGCCTGCatgtggaggtggagggaggctgCTGGTGGGTCTGCCCCCAGCCTGTCCCTCCACCACAGGTGA